Genomic segment of Candidatus Polarisedimenticolaceae bacterium:
CGTTACGTCGACGGGGAGCGCCGGACGGTCTCCGGGATGGAGGCGATCGCCGCGATCGCACGCGAGACCCGAGACGCGCTCGCGGCCGGCGACGTCGACGCGGCGGGGAGGCTTCTGGGCGAGGAGGGCCGGCTCCGGAATCGGCTCGCGCCGTCGGTGTCGACCCCGAAGCTCGCGGCGTGCGGCGCCGCCGCGCGGCGCGCGGGGGCGATCGGCGTGAAGGTCTGCGGCGCCGGAGGGGGCGGGTGCCTCGTCGCGTTCGCGCGCGAGGGACGCAGGCGGGCGGTCGCGGCGGCGCTGGAGTCCGAGGGCGCTCTCGTGCTCGACGCGGCGATCGCGCGGCGGGGCGTAACGGTCAGCGGATCTCGACGGGGATCTTCACGTTGACGCGTGCGGGCGCGCAGTAGCCGCTCGCCGCCACGCAGTAGAAGTAGGTCAGACGCGCCGGAATCTCGTGTTTCCCCTTCGCCGCCTTCGCGTCGAGCTTCAACGACAACGCGACCGGATCGATCGTCTTGAAGTAGTTCGACTCGAGATCCTCGGGCGGGGGAGGGGACGCGGCGCCGACGGTCCCTTCGGCGGGGGCGACGAGCCCTGCCTGCTCGGCGACGGCCAGCTTGATCTTGGGGTATTTGTTGATCTTGATCCCCGCGTTGGGAACGAGTTGCGCGGTGACCTTGGCCTCGGTTCCGGCCGCCACGGGGGTCGGCTCGACGAGGATCCTGACGGTGGCGTTCTCCCCGGCGGGGATCGCGGCGCCGCCGGCGGCGAGGACAATGGAGCAGATCAACGGCGTCAACATGCGCCGGAGTCTACGGGGGGTCCGGCGGACGCGCAAACCGCAGCGAGGTCGGGGTATTCGTTGCCGCCCCCCGGGGGAGGGGGTACACTCCGGGGGCGTTTGCGGAGGTGGGAACATGCGTCTGCCTGTCGTCCCCTTCGTCCTGGCGGGAATTGCGGCGCTCTTGCCCGCATCCGTCCGGGCCGATCAGGTCGTCTACTTCACCAACGGCACCTCGATGGAGGTCCGCAGCCATAACGTCGACGGCACGATGATCCGTGTCGATCTCGGGGGTGGAGCCGTCGTCGGTTTCCCCCGGGCCATGGTCGAGCGCATCGAGGATCGCGGGAAAAGCGTCTACACGAATCCCTCGTTCTCCCCGTCCAACCAGGCCGTTGCGGGATCCTCCGGCCCGGCCCGCGTTCAGCAGGACACCACGGCGATCACCGGGGTCCCCCCGGGCGCCCGCTTCCGTCAGGTCGGTCCCCGTCCTTCCGGGGGAGTCGATCCGAACAACCCGCTCGTGCAGGCCGCCTACGGCGATGCCGGAGTCCCCGCCTCGCCGCGGCCGGAGACGATCTCCGCGGGGAACGGCCGGATCAAGGTCCGGGGGCGCATGCGTTCGCCGGGGGCGCCGGCAGACGCTCCGCTCGGCGCGACCCCGCTCGGCAACAACTACGCCGTCGGCGCCGAGCCGAATCGCGGGGCCGACGTGCAGATCATGGAATTCCAGCCTCGCAAGCAGCCCCTCGCCGCCCCCTCGACCCCGCAGCCGGCTCCCCCCGCCCCCGAGTCGAACGTCGAAGGCGGCGAGAACTGAGCGGAAACTCCGCGTCGAGCCTCGTCCTCGGGGTCACCGGCCCCAACGCAGCCGGAAAGGGCGAGGTTTCGACCCACCTGGCGCAACGCGGCTTCACCGTCTATTCCCTCTCCGACATCGTCCGGGAGGAGGCCGCGGCGCAGGGGCTCCCGCCGGAGCGCGAGCACCTGATCCGGATCGGCACCGAACTTCGACGTGCGGAAGGGGCGGGGGTGCTTGCCGAGCGCCTGCTGCCGCGCCTCCACGGGCGCGAGGTCGTCGATTCGATCCGGAACCCGGCCGAGGTCGAGGTCCTCCGGCGTCTGCCGAACTTCGTCCTGCTCGGGGTGCGGGCTCCGGCGGAAGTGCGCTACGCACGCTCGCGCTCGCGGGGGCGCCCGGGAGATCCCGCGAGCTTCGAGGAGTTCCTGGAGCGCGAACGGCAGGAGAACCGCGACGACCCTTCGGGGCAGCAGCTCGACGCGACGTTCCGGCTGGCGGACCGCATCCTCGACAACGACGGGGCCCTCGACCGCCTTCGGAGCGCCGTCGACCGTCTCCTGAACGAGCTGGAAACCGCCGATTCGCCGCGTTGACGGCGTCTTCGCCGGTTCGTTACAGTGTCGCGGCCGCTCCACGGCCGGACCGTACCGCGTCCGGCGAAGCGGCCGTCCCGCCGGGGACCCGAGGAGTCGATGGAAAACGTGATCCGTGGCGGCGCCGAACCGGTTCGCCGCGACGACGGCGCGACGGACGCCCAGGCGGCCGCCCCAGGCTCGCCGGCCCCCGTGCTCCCCCGCATCGCGACCCCCGCTGACCTCAAGGGCCTCAACCGGGAGGAACTGCGGCGGTTGTGCGACGAGATCCGCGACTACGTGGTCGACGTCGTCTCCCAGAAGGGGGGGCACCTCGGCGCGAGCCTGGGCGTCGTCGAGCTGACCGTCGCCCTCTCCGCGGTCCTCGACCTTCCCGAGGACCGGGTCGTCTGGGACACCGGCCACCAGGCCTACGTCCACAAGGTGCTGACCGGACGACGCGAGGCGCTCTGGAGCATCCGACAATACGGCGGGATCTCCGGTTTCCTCAAGCGCGAGGAGAGCCCGTTCGACGCGTTCGGCGCGGGGCACGCCTCGACGGCGATCTCGGCCGCCCTGGGGATGGCGGCCGCGCGCGATCTCGAGGGGGCGAAACGGAAGGTCGTCGCCATCCTCGGCGACGGCGCGATGACCGGCGGGCTGGCCTACGAGGCCCTCAACAACGCCGGCCACTCCGACCGCGACTTCCTCGTGATCCTCAACGACAACGGGATGTCGATCGCCCGCAACGTCGGTGCGATGGCGCATTACCTCACGAGCGCGGTCACGAATCCGCACCTTCGCCGGCTGCGGGAGGAGAGCATCCAGATCCTCTCGCGGTTCCCTTCGCTCGGGGAACACGTCCGCGACATCGCGGGGCGCTTCGAGGCGGCGGTCAAGAACGCCTTCGTGCCCAGCGGCCTGTTCGAGGCGCTCGGCTTCCGGTACGTGGGGCCGGTGGACGGCCACGACCTCGACGGGCTGCTCGATCTCCTCCCGAAGGTCCTCGACAAGAAGGGGCCGGTCCTCCTCCACGTCCTGACGCGCAAGGGGAAAGGGCTCGCCGCCGCCGAGAACGACGAGGAGGGTTTCCACGGCGTCACGCCGTTCGACAAGATCACCGGGAAGGCGCACCCCGGCACGACGTCGGGTCTCCCGTCGTACACCGGGGCGTTCGGCCAGGCGATGATCGACGCGGCCGAGGCCTTCCCGAAGATGGTCGCGATCACCGCGGCGATGCCGACCGGGACCGGCCTCAATCCGTTCAAGGCGAAGTTCCCGGACCGGTTCTACGACGTGGGGATCGCGGAGGCGCACGGCGTCTGCTTCGCCGCGGGCCTCGCCTGCGACGGTGCGCGTCCGGTCTGCGTGATCTACTCGACGTTCCTCCAGCGCGCCTTCGACCAGATCGTGCACGACGTGGCGCTCCAGGGGCTGCCG
This window contains:
- a CDS encoding AAA family ATPase, coding for MSGNSASSLVLGVTGPNAAGKGEVSTHLAQRGFTVYSLSDIVREEAAAQGLPPEREHLIRIGTELRRAEGAGVLAERLLPRLHGREVVDSIRNPAEVEVLRRLPNFVLLGVRAPAEVRYARSRSRGRPGDPASFEEFLERERQENRDDPSGQQLDATFRLADRILDNDGALDRLRSAVDRLLNELETADSPR
- the dxs gene encoding 1-deoxy-D-xylulose-5-phosphate synthase — encoded protein: MENVIRGGAEPVRRDDGATDAQAAAPGSPAPVLPRIATPADLKGLNREELRRLCDEIRDYVVDVVSQKGGHLGASLGVVELTVALSAVLDLPEDRVVWDTGHQAYVHKVLTGRREALWSIRQYGGISGFLKREESPFDAFGAGHASTAISAALGMAAARDLEGAKRKVVAILGDGAMTGGLAYEALNNAGHSDRDFLVILNDNGMSIARNVGAMAHYLTSAVTNPHLRRLREESIQILSRFPSLGEHVRDIAGRFEAAVKNAFVPSGLFEALGFRYVGPVDGHDLDGLLDLLPKVLDKKGPVLLHVLTRKGKGLAAAENDEEGFHGVTPFDKITGKAHPGTTSGLPSYTGAFGQAMIDAAEAFPKMVAITAAMPTGTGLNPFKAKFPDRFYDVGIAEAHGVCFAAGLACDGARPVCVIYSTFLQRAFDQIVHDVALQGLPVVFALDRGGLVGADGPTHHGVLDLAYLRCVPNLVVAAPKDGNELRDLLWTALSHEGGPFAFRFPRDTVPAGFDPARTPSILPIGSWEVLESGTDAAILAVGTMVETAKAAAAVLRDRGVAVDVVNCRFVKPMDLDTLRELRASRRVLVTVEEGNLPGGFGDGVLEALNGLGLATDGVVRVGLPDDFVTHGSRSELLAEVGLLPEPVATAVLKALGRS